Genomic DNA from Brassica rapa cultivar Chiifu-401-42 chromosome A04, CAAS_Brap_v3.01, whole genome shotgun sequence:
GACAAAAACAAaatcgaccaaaaaaaaatagtaaagaCAATCAGTCATAGTCATCTTAGACTATCTAGGTGTTGATATTTTAATTCTATGTAGGCTAATTATTGTTCATATATGAATAGCAATAACTATAATTTACTCACAGTCCAATATATTGTAAACCGTGTGACACTGTCACCATACAATCTTGCATGCACCTAAAAAGTAAACATATAATTAGATATGCatggaaattttaaaaatagaaattttattgaaaacatatttattatttccagcttattttattttatgacatataaaaataataagtttACTTACCGCCCAACCAGCTTGTATACTATTAAGTTGACCTAAATATCCATTCTCTAACCAGATTTGACCTTTACTATATTGGTTATCTTGCAAATTTAAAGAATGAACACTTATTTCAGCCTCAGCTCCTCGATAGATACTTCCATCTAACATACTGGTCTCCATTGTTGCAAACTGTTAGAAACATATGTAAGtcatgtaataaatatattattagaatGTCTTAAATGAGAATTTGTTAGAAGGAAAAAAATAGTAAATGAGACTTGGGTAACTCTTTACAAAAGCAAATAAGAAGTGGAAAATATACGTGTTGACCCAAATGATCGGATGTGTTCAAATGAAAGCTCTCGGATCCATTTCGTTGTCTAAAGATTGGAACCGTTCCCTTTGGACAATGCTCTTTCTTTTCATAGTTGTCGCTTATTTCATGATCCTCATATGAGCTGAATGTTTCCTATTTATAgtatcacagaaaaaaaaataagattcttAACATTTGATATTCTAAAAGGCCTATAAATCAAACTATTttcaacaaaattttaaaacttcttTGTATGAAGGCGGATCCAGACTCTTAGATCTGAATAGTAAAACTTTCATATTCTATCTTTAACTAGAACAAGTTTCGTATCTCAATCTCACATATATGTACCATGCAATTTACTATCCCACCTGAATCTTGTGATTTTTCAACAATGGATGTTGGAAAGCCGGTTGTTTGTATATCTCAACACAATCAAAATCCTGCAAAACACAATTAAAGAGAAattgttaaattaaaaaaatgaaattgatgatagaacaaacaaaaagttGGATTCTCACATTAATACTTCCTTCTGCACCTTGAGTAAACAGCAGATAAACACATAGACATAACGCTAGACGTAATGCCATTGATAAATTTTCCTTATTTGATCTCAAATTATATCTACGTTACTTTTCAGTGTATATATAAGCCAATTGAGGCTCCGAATcgtgactgcggtttgagcggtgcgggacaagcggttcaactgtggtgcggttttaacagttataaaaatgtatatatatagtgtatgtagagatttttgttactctTAACTGCGGAGCGGGACGAGACGATGGTCACCATTCAAAGTCTGAGGTCAACATTCAAACACTTTAGTTATTCTTACCAAAAATTGATATGTGTTTTTTGGGTCAATATCTTTAGTTACCAAATGAATAGTAAAGAATAAAAccaattttgcttatttgttaaCTATTCATCCAGAAATAGTCAACTCACCTAAATTGGTGAATAAATAAGATATGTattctaattttaaataaaattattttagcgaattaactaaaacaatatatattggctattatatcatattattatttaagaaCACGATTAAGTGAAAacattataatttgattggatCACTATTTCACAATGGTGACTCAGATAATTTCACAATAGTTATATGATTTTAATCATTAAGCATCTTTAAACTTGCTGACATGACATGTGATTAgacaaaaactttgatttataaataaataaacgtCAACTAAATCTAACCCACTTTAGTCAATACTATAAAGTAGTCAAATCACTATACTATTATTATATACAATCTTATCACTACTTTTGTAACATTATTAACAAGCAATTTtgtactaaaatatgattttatacaattttatcatattataatgtattatatgatattttatatttgagaaatataaaaaaattatataaactatatagttttatgtcaaattatataataaataactttatattgtaaattttaatacTACAAATTTATCAATAATTATCATATGATTAATCATATTATAAATTGTATATacaatgtatatatacatatattagattcataagttatagttttagaaattttagtcaatgtattataaatttaagataTGATATTTGTAAAAAAACTTTATATGATTATTTTGTTAATTCAAAAGCatgtatttaatatttaaatatttatagttgTCAATCAAGGTTGTTGCAATTTAATCCCTATATTTATTTTCCTTATTATcaatatttaatatttgaatCTCTATAGtggatttgttttatcaaaaatcagttataatcaattgacgAGATATTTTCTCTcttaaaattatgtatttaaaatttaaatatttatattgaaacCTGTCAACAAAAATTCTGTGAAATCTATATACGAAATATTCTCATTTAGCTTTATCAACAagatattccaaaaataatattacattataAGCATAAGATGTTTTGAgaatttattagaaaatattcTACTTCTTAGCTAAATCATTGAGAAACGTTAACCAGTTTACTATATATAAGATATTCACAGTAGAAGAAACAAAGTATTTGAATTTTCTATTCTGAACTTTTtatgttgatatttttttccttattttagaacattaagcttttatatatacatatttcacgagagctgatttttcttttggtatATATGCAGATGCTTTGTACTTCATAGCTTATCATGAAAGCTAACTTCCACCAATTTACTACTCTCTCCGTACCAATTTACTACTCTCTCCGTTTcaaaatgttacatattttaaatttttcacaCATTTTCAAAAAACACATTGAATTTACCTTTTTGTGATTTTCTctgttccataattttaagccaataaaaatctaataagtATAAGTGCAATTAagatttttgaagtttacaattagttaataaaatatgcattgaaaatgcaaaaaaaaaatatttttttttttgaaacaatttttttctctagaatatgtaactttatgaaacggagagagtatataAATAATGCATTCTCAACACAAAACAAAGTGACTAAGGAGATGATTGGTTGTGGACCTTGGGGTTATAGATGCTCTGGACAACCAAAATTTAGTGTATTAGGAATATTTTTCTTGTGCGGTTAATACTTTTCTTGCTTTTGATTAGTagatttctattattttttgaatgttaagctttatatatatatatatatttttttttttttggtttgctgATTGTATGTTTTATATACAGATGAACTATTATGAGTTTTTTTTCGGAGAAGAGATTTGAGGTATTGTGAGATGTTGTTTTGATGTTGTTACTGTCAAAActgaattataaaaagaaaattcagaGCTTTTAGTATCATTCTCtctttctaatttattttctgttttgtATATTATATTCCTTCAGTTTCAAAAACTAATGCAACCAATAATCAAactaataattataaaacataattggtcacataatttttaataacacaaaaattaacataaaaacatcttgtattttaaaacatcaaaaactttTCAAAACATCAACTATTTTAGAACAAGAATATTATACgcagaagatcaaggtctgaaTATCAAGGTCTGAATGTTACTTTCCGGTAATTTAAAAAAGGAGTCGCTCAGTTTCCGATATGTTCCTGTTGTCAAAGAATGTCTTAACAAGAATTGCCAGGTGGGTTTTCTAATAAAttatgtttctttatttttgggTTCTGTGAAACTCGTCAACAGTTTGCTTCATCTCACGACCGGAAGCTTCTAAAAGATTATGTTCCTATCAACACCTTGCTTCATCCTTCATCGTCGTTGACTATCTCGACTGATTCGTCGGAATCTTATCCGTCGTTATCTCACGTAGAGATCTTTCTCTTGCCGACGTCGGAGGGATCGCTGATTAAACGGCAGAAGATGGAGAGTCCACAATCCAGCAGATCAATGAACGTTCTGGGATCCGTGTAACATCAGTCTCCGTTAATTGTTTTTCCTTTTGACGGtgattttaattgtttttaccTAACGACGGTGATTTTAGTTGACGTTGCCTTGATACCGTCAACTATAGATGTTTGTAAAGactttgcaattttttttttgaaactgtagACTTTGCAATTTCCTACAATTATAGTTTTGTGCCTATTTATAATCTTCAGTTTCAGtgaatctctctttctctctcttctgtaAAGGtattatatttcagttttctgattttgattttggtttataTGCAGATGAACTAATAAATGATCATATGTCCTCTTCCTTGTGCAGTAGAAAGAGGAGAATATTTTAAGCTAAAGATAttacttttatatttcatggaTGATTTTGAAAAGTTATGCATAACATGATCAAGTTAATATTTCAGAATTATCTCAAAGGAATCGTGATTGCAAAGAAAGAATGGGAATCAATTCTAACAGATATGATATCAGTGGCTCAACGACCAAAATATCAATATTTGGGGTAAGCTCATGACAACCTTTCGTTTTGTTTTCCCTTACATGttcttttagagagagagagagagagagagagagaggaacaaATTTAGATTTTATCTATTAAACTCTACGGCATCACATATGAATTAATGTTTTTTAGATATTTCTATCGATCAAACCCATAAGTTGTaagatgttttaattttttttttcatttgagtgattttaaaaatgaatatatatagttttgtgTAGTTCacaataaataagaaaaatattaggCTAATgattttgtgttattttttttgaagGGGAAGAGATGGATAAAGAGGGATATGGAGAGAAAGAAGTATTTAGAGAAAGAGTGCTTTCGGATAAAGAGGGATATGGAGAGAAAGAAGTATTTAGGGACGTCTTCCGACCGAACTCTACGGAGTGCTTTCGGACATCGCCTCGCTCTCTCGATCACCGTATTTTGTGTCTTGTCGTTTTTCTTTCATCAAAAGAGAGTTTCATGGAACCACGGACTTATATGCTAAGGCTTACTTGCATTCTGGTCCAGACCCATGTATCTCTTGAACATTATCCTTTAATATATCTTttggtttgaccaaaaaaaagagtaaaacaaTATATGCAATTAATTGGCATGATATTAAATTAGTGAATCCCTTCGGttgctaaaaaaatattaaattattttttaatatattcacCAACCATGATATATTACATAGATATTtacatataaacaaaaaatatgtacttttatatataatatactaataaataaatttatggtaACATACACCAAcaatcataaattatataaattttttcacGTATATAGGGAAGCTAATCGTCTAGCAGATGGATTAGCTAACTATGCGTTTTCTTTACCGTTTGGCTTACATTATTTTGAGTCGGCTCCAGAGCATGTTGCTCCTGTTTTGTTGGAGGATTGTAATGGGATGCCCAGAACTCGGCGGGTTTGCCTGTAGAtgttgattttgttttgaaataaaaagtaGGAGACTCATGTCTCCTGtcgtttaccaaaaaaaaataaaaaatctttgatatcttatattagtatttaattaGAAATAGTAGTGAAAAGATTTATGTGAATGATGAAACATATATGAAATTTGTTTCTTAAAAAAGCATAGGCATATTCCTTCTATCAATTTTAAAGACTTCTTCTTTTTAGTATAAAATGTCTAATATCaattaatatttgttaaaagcTTTCCTCTATAATATAAGCGTGTCATTTTGTTGAAAAGGCATAGACTTCAATTATTTACTATTGCTGCAAGATGTGtccttttattttatgtttgatttaaatTCACAAATAATACGATAATGTATGCTTTGTTATTTGGTTAGTAATAATGTTCAATGTTTAATAACTATacaaattttcattaaaattaaaaaaatattttgaatgactttattatttatatttttaaaagtttacatAGTTTGGTTGGTACATATATGCATAGACCTCATCAAACACCGCATTTGCCACCTGGTCCTCCAAAAGAGAAAGACACTCCACTAGATTTGCTATAACCCCAATATGTAACCCTAAAGCATTCAAATATATCAGCATAACGTCTTATCTTTTTATCTTCAACATAAACTCTTTTGTAGTTAGAGTCTATAATCAAGACATTTTTAAAATGTGCCGTCTTTAGAAAATCTGCGACTGGAAAATGCGCATTTCCCATCGGAGGGCTTATTTCATTGGTGGACAtaaatgtatttcctccatatCTCACCAGAGAAGCTCCTTTGTTTAACTCTGTAAATAGCTCTTTGGGCCAGTAACCAATTACTTCATTGCCTAGTTTAAGTCCCCAGTTTCCACTGGAGACATCCTATTGCATATGAAACAACAACAAACTATTTCAGAAATCATCTCAAAAGTCAAACAATTGTACAATAAAATGATATAACTATTCaccataattatttataaaaaatatataaaaacttaatTTAAAAGTCTGTTTAACATTCTTATAAGGAACGAAGAGAAACCGACCTGAAATATTTGCAGTGTAAAATAAAGGCTTGTTTTTCCATAGATAGATGATCCTGAAAACTGACTTCCAATTCTGGGATTTTGACTTAAAACAATAAAACCAGGACATTGTGTGTTGTAGCACCCAGTTTTACCATAGCCATCTCCCTAAAATggaaaaaagaaattttataatACTACTTGGTGCGTGAATAATTATTATTCATATATGAATAGCAATAACTATAATTTACTCACAGTCCAATATATGGTAAACCGTGTGACACTGTCACCATACAATCTTGGATGCAcctaaaaagtaaatatatataattagatatgtatggaaattttgaaaatataaattctcctaaaaacatatttattattataattttatgaaatataaaaataataagtttACTTACCGCCCAACCAGCTTGTATACTATTGAGTTGACCTGAAGGTCCATTCTCTAACCAGATTTGACTTTTACTATATTGGTTATCTTGCAAACTTAAAGAATGAACACTTATTTCAGCCTCAGCTCCTCGATAGATACTTCCATCTAACATGGTCTCAATTGTTGCAaactgtaagaaaaaaaaatatgttagtcATTAAAGAAATATATTACTAGAATGTCTTAACAACTAAATGAGAATTTgttgaaaggaaaaaaaaacgtaaTTGAGACTTTTGTAACTATTTACAAAGCAATTAAGAAGTGGAAGATATACATGTTGACCCAAATGCTCGGGTGTGTTCAAATGAAAGCTCTCGGATCCATTTCGTTGTCTAAAGATTGGAACCGTTCCCTTTGGACATTGCTCTTTCTTTTCATAGTTGTCGTTTTTTTCAAGATCTTCATATGAGCTGAATGTTTCCTATATATAGTACCACagaaaagcaaaagaaaaataagatcCTTTATATTTGATGTTTCTCAAAGGTCTATAAATCAAAGTATTTTCTACAaagattttaaactttttttgtaTGAAGGCATCCAGACTCTTAGATCCAAATCGTAAACTTTCATATTATATCTTTAATTGGAACAGGTTTGTATCTCACATATATGTACCATGCATAATTTAGTATTTACTATCCCACCTGAATCTTGTGATTTTTCAACAATGGATGTTGGAAAGCCGGTTGTTTGTAAATCTCAACACAATCAAAATCCTGCAAACACACAATTAAAGAgaagttttaaattaaaaaaaaaatggagttgaggatagaacaaacaaaaagaagttgGACTCTCACAGCAATACTTCCTTCTGCACCTTGAGTAAACAGAAGATAAACACATAGACATAAAACTAGACGTAATGCCATTGATAAATTCTCCTTATTTCTCTCAAATTTTATCTAATATATCTACGTTACTTTCAGTGTATATGTAAGCCAACTGAGGTCAACGTTCAAACACTGCAATTAATTCAATTAATTCAACTTTGTATACATACCAAAAGTTGATATGCCTTTTTTGGTCAATATCTTTAGTTACCAAATCAATACAATAATGACACAAGAAACTCTCCAAAGATTGACACATAACCTTTTTAAATCAttgggtggggggggggggggggggggggtttgaCAATATTCTTCATTAggattttttattcatttgaaTCTCGCAATTGATAAAGAGACCAAAGTTTcagttctttatttttttgttttgaacagATCCGGGAGGAACAAACAACGACGCTACGCCTCAAGATCATCTCACTTCTTCGACGACTCGAGAATGCGTTGCTGCCCATACTCACCATATCCATACTAGCGGTTCATACTCATCTCCACCATACTATCACCGTATTtattcaaatagaaaaaatataacatattccAATATGTTTGGAGAGTTACTAAAATGATATGGCTAACTTGTAAAATTCATCAACCGTAAATAACGTCGGTCTTGCCACCGTGGCTGTAGAATGCTAAAATAACAAAACGATGGCGAGAAATTTGTAAGTTTTACTGGCAAAGAGCTTGAagatattaagaaaacaaacatGTATGTTAGAATTGAactataatttttgtaaatcgtactaaaaataaaaaatgctatCAAATTTTTCTTCCAACAATTTCATATATCTGATGTGAATTACTGAGTTTCTTTATATGTTtgtcaatgatcttacttaggAGTTCGAAGTCGAGCCTTAAAAATAACTCTTTAAATAGCTCTTATTCTCTCCGCATATAAATGTATggtgttttagttttttttcttgtatgCAAAAGATTAACGTTCTACatttaatta
This window encodes:
- the LOC103865442 gene encoding uncharacterized protein LOC103865442, producing the protein MALRLVLCLCVYLLFTQGAEGSIADFDCVEIYKQPAFQHPLLKNHKIQETFSSYEDLEKNDNYEKKEQCPKGTVPIFRQRNGSESFHLNTPEHLGQHFATIETMLDGSIYRGAEAEISVHSLSLQDNQYSKSQIWLENGPSGQLNSIQAGWAVHPRLYGDSVTRFTIYWTGDGYGKTGCYNTQCPGFIVLSQNPRIGSQFSGSSIYGKTSLYFTLQIFQDVSSGNWGLKLGNEVIGYWPKELFTELNKGASLVRYGGNTFMSTNEISPPMGNAHFPVADFLKTAHFKNVLIIDSNYKRVYVEDKKIRRYADIFECFRVTYWGYSKSSGVSFSFGGPGGKCGV